From Oceanipulchritudo coccoides, the proteins below share one genomic window:
- a CDS encoding beta-galactosidase codes for MKKFVLPNLYFGGDYTPEHFPREVMLEDMRLMKKAGVNIVTINVFSWAQLQPNEDTWTFEWLDDIMDTLAKNGIFADLGTATASTPAWMAKKYPEILPVDANGIRYNHGSRQTFNPNSPKYRELSHILVRTIAERYQKHPALAMWHVNNELSQLVNYDYSEITARKFRDWCKDRFGTCENMNRKWGLHFWGNNIYEWDELMPPMKTAHQVNTSLLLDWKRFTNECYMEVAREEIKILREITPDIPITTNFLYEFKMLDYFAWADLIDFISVSSFPDPKITNHPGEAALSHDIMRGLKDQPFVLLEQAPSQVNWRLANVNKKPGVMRLWSHQGMAHGSDSFLFFQWRASVHGSEKFHSAMVPHIGENSRVFREMCQFGNELPGLKEVVGADVQAEVAIVMDYNNWWTVEFTPGPTALLDYLQMLKDYHYPLFEQNITTDIVPCDRDLNRYKVVIAPLLYMVKPGFKESVEKFVSEGGTFITTFFSGAVNEFDEVFEGGYPGPLSDLMGLKVEEFEAMKPYVNNSLVMNGTLEELTGEFESRLWCDILQLGTAQPLAVYGSDFFKGTPALTVNEFGKGKAYYVATMPEHGFLRNFLKKVCADQGVSPVVEAPDNVEAVVRSKDGEPFLFVMNHNYEAVEVTLPEGTYIDLLTQEKLTGTISMESVQSVILKKV; via the coding sequence ATGAAAAAGTTCGTGCTTCCCAATCTGTATTTCGGCGGCGACTACACGCCCGAGCATTTCCCGCGGGAGGTCATGCTCGAAGACATGCGCCTGATGAAGAAGGCCGGCGTCAACATCGTCACCATCAACGTGTTTAGCTGGGCACAGCTTCAACCGAATGAGGACACATGGACCTTTGAGTGGCTTGATGACATAATGGACACGCTCGCCAAAAACGGCATCTTCGCCGACCTCGGAACGGCCACGGCCTCGACCCCTGCCTGGATGGCAAAAAAGTATCCGGAGATCCTGCCCGTCGATGCCAACGGGATCCGCTACAATCATGGATCGCGTCAGACCTTCAATCCAAACAGCCCGAAGTACCGTGAGCTGAGCCATATACTTGTCAGAACAATTGCTGAGCGCTACCAAAAGCACCCGGCCCTGGCGATGTGGCATGTCAACAACGAGCTCTCACAGCTTGTGAATTATGACTACAGCGAGATCACCGCCCGCAAATTCCGGGATTGGTGCAAGGATCGCTTCGGGACCTGCGAAAACATGAACCGAAAATGGGGCCTGCATTTTTGGGGAAACAACATCTACGAATGGGACGAGCTGATGCCGCCGATGAAGACGGCCCATCAGGTGAATACGAGTCTGCTGCTCGATTGGAAACGCTTCACCAATGAATGCTACATGGAAGTCGCCCGTGAAGAGATCAAGATCCTGCGCGAGATTACACCGGACATCCCAATCACGACCAACTTCCTGTACGAGTTCAAGATGCTCGATTACTTCGCCTGGGCCGACCTGATTGATTTCATTTCCGTCAGTTCCTTCCCTGACCCGAAGATAACGAACCACCCGGGTGAGGCCGCCCTCAGCCATGACATCATGCGCGGACTCAAGGACCAGCCATTTGTCCTGCTCGAGCAGGCCCCTAGTCAGGTCAACTGGCGACTTGCCAACGTAAACAAGAAGCCCGGTGTGATGCGCCTGTGGAGCCACCAGGGAATGGCACACGGCTCGGATAGCTTCCTCTTTTTCCAATGGCGTGCGTCTGTCCATGGATCCGAGAAATTTCACTCGGCAATGGTCCCGCACATCGGGGAGAACTCCCGCGTCTTCCGTGAGATGTGCCAGTTCGGAAATGAACTGCCCGGCCTCAAGGAGGTCGTCGGGGCAGACGTGCAGGCAGAGGTGGCCATTGTCATGGATTACAACAATTGGTGGACGGTTGAGTTCACCCCTGGCCCAACAGCCTTGCTGGATTACCTCCAGATGTTGAAGGACTACCACTACCCGCTCTTTGAACAGAATATCACGACGGACATCGTTCCCTGTGACCGCGACCTGAACCGGTACAAGGTGGTCATCGCTCCACTGCTCTACATGGTGAAGCCCGGCTTCAAGGAGTCAGTTGAGAAATTTGTCTCCGAGGGAGGAACCTTCATCACCACTTTCTTCAGCGGGGCAGTGAACGAGTTCGACGAGGTATTCGAGGGCGGCTATCCGGGTCCACTCAGTGACTTGATGGGCCTGAAGGTCGAGGAATTCGAGGCCATGAAACCCTATGTCAATAACAGCCTTGTCATGAACGGGACACTGGAGGAATTGACAGGTGAGTTTGAATCAAGGTTGTGGTGCGACATCCTCCAACTCGGCACAGCCCAGCCGTTGGCGGTATACGGTAGCGACTTTTTCAAAGGCACACCGGCCTTGACCGTGAACGAATTCGGCAAAGGCAAAGCCTACTATGTCGCCACCATGCCGGAGCACGGGTTCCTGCGGAATTTCCTCAAGAAGGTCTGCGCAGACCAAGGGGTCTCACCGGTTGTCGAGGCACCCGACAATGTTGAGGCAGTCGTTCGTTCAAAGGATGGAGAACCGTTCCTTTTTGTAATGAACCACAACTACGAGGCCGTTGAGGTGACTCTGCCCGAGGGAACTTACATTGACCTGCTGACACAGGAAAAACTGACTGGGACGATCTCCATGGAGTCCGTCCAGTCAGTTATCCTGAAAAAGGTCTGA
- a CDS encoding sulfatase family protein has translation MKKPNFIIIYADDLGFGDLGCYGASGIPTPNLDKMAQEGQRFNNAYATAATCTPSRYSLLTGCYPWRNPRAKILQGDAPMIIGKDERTLPGTLKEAGYRSAVIGKWHIGLGDGKINWNGEIHPTPLDVGFDESYIMAATNDRVPCVYVDGRTVENLDPSDPLEVYYGGENPFPEVPTGKDNPELLRMSHSDAQHYDTIVNGVGRIGFCRGGKAAEWDDETMTDIFLERSKDFITRNRDNPFFLYYALHQPHVPRIPSPRFAGSTEKGPRGDVIAELDWCVGEVLAHLKAEGIDEDTIVVFSSDNGPVIDDGYLDQAGELCGDHKPAGPLRGGKYSLFDGGTRVPMILRAPGRVAPGENSALISHADFLASFATMAGVTIPRSETADSLDMSAQLQGLEPVGRDNLVTEGFGTKTVVRQGNWVYIPPHEGPPMMESKGIETGNLMSPQLYDLGTDIGQRANVAEKHPDIVAALDALLEEIHGETIPDGHRNA, from the coding sequence ATGAAAAAACCAAACTTCATCATCATCTATGCCGACGACTTGGGGTTTGGAGATCTCGGTTGTTACGGGGCATCCGGCATCCCCACCCCGAATCTTGATAAGATGGCACAGGAGGGGCAGCGCTTCAACAATGCCTATGCCACAGCTGCGACCTGCACGCCTTCACGATACAGCCTGCTGACAGGGTGCTATCCGTGGCGTAATCCAAGGGCGAAGATATTGCAGGGCGACGCCCCGATGATCATCGGGAAGGACGAGCGCACCCTGCCGGGCACATTGAAGGAGGCTGGCTATAGATCTGCGGTGATTGGCAAATGGCACATTGGCCTTGGGGACGGGAAAATCAATTGGAACGGGGAAATCCATCCCACCCCGCTGGATGTTGGATTTGATGAATCCTACATCATGGCTGCCACAAACGACCGCGTGCCCTGTGTCTATGTGGACGGGCGCACGGTCGAAAACCTTGACCCGTCCGACCCGCTTGAGGTGTATTACGGTGGCGAGAATCCCTTTCCGGAAGTTCCGACCGGAAAAGACAACCCCGAGCTGCTCCGGATGAGCCACAGCGATGCTCAACATTACGACACCATTGTCAACGGTGTTGGCCGGATCGGTTTCTGCCGTGGAGGCAAGGCCGCCGAGTGGGATGACGAGACCATGACCGACATCTTCCTCGAGCGTAGCAAGGATTTCATTACACGCAACAGGGACAATCCCTTCTTTCTGTATTACGCGCTGCACCAGCCGCACGTTCCCCGCATTCCCAGCCCGCGCTTTGCCGGGTCGACCGAAAAGGGTCCCCGCGGGGATGTCATTGCCGAGCTCGACTGGTGTGTGGGGGAGGTTCTGGCACACCTGAAAGCGGAAGGCATTGATGAGGACACCATCGTTGTCTTTTCCAGCGACAATGGGCCAGTGATCGACGACGGGTATCTCGACCAGGCCGGCGAACTGTGTGGTGACCACAAGCCGGCCGGGCCTCTGCGCGGGGGAAAATACAGCCTTTTCGACGGTGGCACCCGTGTCCCGATGATCCTCCGGGCCCCGGGGAGAGTTGCCCCGGGAGAGAATTCTGCCCTGATCAGCCATGCCGATTTCCTTGCGAGCTTCGCCACAATGGCGGGGGTGACCATTCCACGGTCCGAGACGGCGGACAGCCTTGACATGAGCGCGCAGCTGCAGGGGCTCGAGCCGGTTGGCCGGGATAATCTCGTGACGGAAGGGTTTGGCACCAAGACCGTGGTGCGCCAGGGCAACTGGGTCTACATTCCACCCCATGAAGGACCGCCAATGATGGAATCGAAAGGGATCGAAACAGGCAACCTGATGAGCCCGCAGCTCTACGATCTCGGGACCGATATCGGGCAGCGGGCAAATGTGGCGGAAAAACATCCCGACATCGTCGCCGCCCTTGATGCCCTTCTGGAAGAAATCCATGGCGAAACCATTCCCGACGGACACAGAAATGCCTGA
- a CDS encoding sulfatase family protein — protein MKLLKSLTIAAFCLLSGSLFATSLPNVVFVFADDIGPGDIAYYHRLRTGKEPIVPTPNMDALIREGIRFSDAHSSAALCAPSRFSVMTGNYPFRCYSQYGVWGVQRKTGIDPKYTTGARIVKEAGYRTAFLGKWGLGGRLFKEGSDELYDGWGLDGADISKLAIAANDYGFDYSLELPQGIQGEPFAFYENKKWMPLGEDSILTQLTPVQTMYYISRKEKDRAGRGDSNWDPSLAGEVLTSKAVKFIEDHRKNHPDKPFFMHYSTQAVHIPHTPPAELDGVKIANSTPGVHGDMVRELDVQIGILRRALEENCMAENTLFILTSDNGGLVPDPAMEKLGYDSTNGFRGIKGGIYEGGHRVPFIAVWPGKIKPGTESSELVVTHDIVATLAAVSGQELDTSKVLDSNNLAPLFLGEPEAKGHDFLLHQSATKNNYAIRDEKFKLIVNVKNQKSFSDFSPRALFDMSDNVLEVESKNLVNSKEHAPVVKQLMATLESAVR, from the coding sequence ATGAAACTGTTGAAATCATTAACGATCGCAGCCTTTTGCCTTCTCTCCGGGAGCTTGTTTGCGACCTCGCTGCCCAATGTTGTCTTCGTCTTTGCCGATGATATTGGGCCGGGAGACATCGCCTACTATCACCGCCTGCGAACCGGAAAGGAGCCGATCGTCCCGACCCCGAACATGGACGCCTTGATCCGTGAAGGCATCCGTTTCAGCGATGCCCACTCCTCGGCGGCCCTCTGTGCGCCTTCCCGGTTCAGCGTCATGACGGGCAACTACCCTTTCCGCTGCTACAGCCAGTATGGAGTTTGGGGTGTGCAAAGAAAAACCGGAATTGATCCGAAGTACACAACAGGTGCCCGTATAGTTAAGGAAGCCGGCTACAGGACAGCCTTTCTTGGCAAATGGGGCCTGGGAGGACGCCTGTTCAAGGAGGGAAGTGACGAACTGTATGACGGATGGGGGCTGGACGGGGCCGATATCTCGAAGCTCGCCATTGCTGCCAATGATTACGGATTTGATTATTCACTTGAGCTGCCTCAGGGGATCCAGGGAGAACCTTTCGCCTTTTACGAAAACAAAAAATGGATGCCTCTCGGGGAGGATTCCATTCTCACTCAGTTAACACCGGTCCAGACGATGTATTACATCTCGCGCAAGGAAAAGGACCGGGCCGGCAGAGGCGACTCCAACTGGGATCCTTCCCTCGCAGGAGAAGTCCTCACAAGCAAGGCGGTCAAGTTCATTGAGGATCACCGGAAAAACCACCCCGATAAACCGTTCTTCATGCATTACAGCACGCAGGCCGTGCACATCCCCCATACCCCGCCAGCAGAGCTGGATGGAGTGAAAATCGCCAACTCCACACCGGGTGTTCACGGGGACATGGTCCGGGAACTGGATGTCCAGATTGGCATCCTTCGTCGTGCCTTGGAAGAAAACTGCATGGCCGAAAACACATTGTTCATCCTGACTTCCGACAATGGGGGCCTTGTGCCGGATCCTGCCATGGAGAAATTGGGGTATGATTCCACCAACGGGTTTCGCGGTATCAAGGGAGGCATTTATGAGGGCGGACACCGCGTGCCATTCATCGCGGTTTGGCCAGGAAAAATTAAGCCGGGAACAGAATCCTCGGAACTCGTCGTGACGCATGACATTGTGGCTACACTGGCAGCCGTATCAGGGCAGGAGCTGGACACATCGAAGGTCCTGGATTCCAACAACCTCGCCCCCCTCTTCCTTGGCGAACCGGAGGCAAAAGGACACGACTTCCTGCTTCATCAATCCGCCACGAAAAACAACTACGCGATCCGCGATGAAAAATTCAAGCTGATCGTGAATGTCAAAAACCAGAAGAGCTTCAGCGACTTCAGTCCCCGGGCGCTCTTTGATATGTCTGACAATGTACTTGAGGTTGAATCCAAGAACCTCGTCAATTCCAAGGAACATGCCCCGGTCGTTAAACAGCTGATGGCAACCTTGGAATCGGCCGTAAGGTAG